TTCAACTAGTACCACACTTTTATTTCTGGCTCCAAAATTCAGTGGGTCCTCATGTTCTGGTCTGGATTAGGCACACTCATGTGAACATACCCCAAGTCCTTCACCTGACATGTTTCTGAACATTCCTCATATCATAATATCATCCTTATCAGCTATTTAGAAATCAGTGCATGGCTTCACTTCACCTCTATATATACATGTCTGCATTTTCTTCTGATACCAATTCGAGCCATAAAACATTTTATCAGTTCATATTAAACTTTGGTTCATATCTATCCTTCTGCATCATGAAGACTGGTAACAGATTTGTGGGGATAGCTAATGCCAAGCAGAAACTTCAGAGAACTCTTTCACAGAGAATCAAAATGGCTTCTGCTGTTGCTGATGTTCCAAAAGGGCATTTGGCAGTGTACGTTGGAGAGAACCATAAGAGGTTTGTGATTCCAATATCTTACCTAAGCCACCCTTTGTTCAGAGACTTGTTGGATTGGGCTGAAGAAGAATTCGGATTCAACCATCCAATGGGTGGTCTCACTattccatgcactgaacattaCTTCATTACTCTAACTTCTTCTCTTAGTTAATTTCTTGTTCAAAAACCTGCAATGGTTTCATCAATTTGGCCAATTGAACATTGGCTATTTTCATTTTCCTAGTTCATAGACAGATAGGAGCAATAATATCTGGTCTCGTCCATTCATTTTGTTCTGGAGATTCTCCTTAATCCAATTGCATCACAACCGATGCCTTCAAATTTTGTACATATATCTCTGTCATTGAGTTCAAGCAAATTTATGATTCCAAATGT
The Vigna angularis cultivar LongXiaoDou No.4 chromosome 5, ASM1680809v1, whole genome shotgun sequence genome window above contains:
- the LOC108339932 gene encoding auxin-induced protein 15A, whose protein sequence is MASLHLYIYMSAFSSDTNSSHKTFYQFILNFGSYLSFCIMKTGNRFVGIANAKQKLQRTLSQRIKMASAVADVPKGHLAVYVGENHKRFVIPISYLSHPLFRDLLDWAEEEFGFNHPMGGLTIPCTEHYFITLTSSLS